One stretch of Ptiloglossa arizonensis isolate GNS036 chromosome 7, iyPtiAriz1_principal, whole genome shotgun sequence DNA includes these proteins:
- the Trprs-m gene encoding tryptophanyl-tRNA synthetase, mitochondrial gives MFTLLKSIVTYQSVECKFVSIRRYSSVITSKRIFSGIQPTGDIHLGNYLGAIQRWVQLQEIEENVLWSIVDMHSITLPHNPTQLYENVLKMTATLLACGINPKKSILFQQSAVPMHAQLCWILGCITTLARLAHLPQFKEKSKTLKNVPLGLYIYPVLQAADILIYRATHVPVGQDQVQHIQLAQELAILFNKKFGDLFPVPHSLNNGEACLRIKSLRDPQKKMSKSSKDSKSRIDILDEPNILLEKIKKAVTDCTSEVTYEPEKRPGVSNLIAIHSMLTGKMHSQICLEAQGLDTGKYKLVLADLIIEKLSPIRVEFSKLIKEPAYLQQILKDGTEKATEIATDCWQQVRKKVGFVGDAQCTNEKNVQNILRNI, from the exons atgtttacgtTACTGAAAAGTATTGTTACATATCAAAGTGTCGAATGCAAATTTGTGTCTATAAGACG GTACTCGAGTGTAATCACTTCCAAGAGAATATTTTCGGGAATTCAACCGACTGGAGACATACATTTAGGGAATTATCTCGGTGCAATACAAAGATGGGTACAACTCCAGGAGATTGAAGAAAATGTCCTTTGGAGCATCGTAGATATGCATTCTATTACTCTACCGCAT AATCCTACACAGTTGTACGAAAACGTATTAAAAATGACAGCAACATTATTAGCATGTGGCATAAATCCAAAGAAAAGCATACTGTTTCAACAATCTGCTGTACCTATGCATGCACAGCTATGTTGGATCCTTGGGTGCATAACAACTTTGGCAAGGTTGGCGCACTTACCCCAATTCAAGGAAAAAAGCAAAACGTTAAAAAATGTTCCGTTAGGTTTATATATATACCCTGTCCTACAAGCAGCGGATATATTAATATACAG AGCAACCCATGTTCCTGTTGGACAAGATCAAGTTCAACATATACAGTTGGCGCAAGAGTTGgctattttgtttaataaaaaatttggtGACCTCTTTCCTGTACCACATTCTCTGAATAatg GTGAAGCGTGTCTGCGAATAAAGTCTTTGCGCGATCCTCAAAAGAAAATGTCGAAATCAAGTAAGGATTCAAAAAGTAGAATAGATATATTGGACGAGCCAAATATTTTGttggagaaaataaagaaagccGTAACGGATTGTACGTCCGAGGTAACttacgaacccgagaaacgtCCTGGTGTATCAAATTTAATTGCCATTCATTCTATGCTTACTGGAAAAATGCACAGCCAGATATGTTTAGAAGCACAAGGATTAGACACAGGAAA ATATAAATTGGTGCTAGCAGATTTAATTATAGAGAAACTGTCTCCAATTCGagtggaattttcaaaattaattaaagaacCAGCATATTTGCAGCAAATCTTGAAGGATGGTACAGAAAAGGCAACAGAAATTGCTACAGATTGTTGGCAACAAGTTCGCAAAAAAGTTGGTTTTGTTGGTGACGCGCAGTGTACAAATGAGAAAaacgtacaaaatatattacgcAACATATAA